One Nostoc punctiforme PCC 73102 DNA window includes the following coding sequences:
- the psbM gene encoding photosystem II reaction center protein PsbM: protein MQVNDLGFVASILFVLVPTVFLLILYIQTASRQGGKDS, encoded by the coding sequence ATGCAAGTTAATGACCTGGGGTTCGTAGCGAGCATTTTGTTCGTATTAGTTCCCACTGTATTTTTACTCATTCTGTACATCCAAACTGCTAGCCGCCAAGGTGGAAAAGATAGTTAA
- a CDS encoding universal stress protein, with translation MINKILLTVSGLGHAEEMLKTLREIPSIESAKVTILHVVQAQNTAATMTAKWENGGKILANAIQTLNLDPSQVSSILREGDPKDVVCQVADEIDADLIVMGSRGLKRLQSILSNSVSQYVFQLSSRPMLLVKDDIYVKRIKRIMVAIDNSDSAKNCLKLALFLLRDIQGGQLILANISTDLGGKKSEITEVNSDKNPVLAAAVAEAQKQGIQSRAYISSGKPGEEICRLAEELNIDLLLLGSPDRRPSIAKSFVDIDRLIGSSLSDYVRVNATCPVLLARTIA, from the coding sequence ATGATAAACAAAATTTTGCTGACTGTATCGGGATTGGGACACGCAGAAGAAATGCTCAAAACCCTGAGAGAAATCCCTTCAATTGAATCTGCGAAAGTTACAATTTTACATGTTGTTCAGGCACAAAATACTGCTGCTACCATGACAGCTAAATGGGAAAATGGTGGTAAAATTCTGGCTAATGCCATTCAAACTTTGAACTTAGATCCTAGTCAGGTTTCTTCAATTTTGCGCGAAGGCGACCCCAAAGATGTAGTTTGCCAAGTAGCTGATGAAATCGATGCTGACTTGATTGTTATGGGTTCACGCGGACTGAAGCGGCTGCAATCGATTTTATCGAACTCAGTTAGTCAGTATGTTTTCCAGCTGTCTTCTCGCCCCATGTTGCTGGTAAAAGATGACATTTATGTTAAAAGAATTAAGCGCATTATGGTGGCAATAGACAACTCTGATTCTGCAAAAAACTGCTTGAAATTGGCACTGTTTTTACTGCGAGATATTCAGGGTGGTCAGTTAATTTTGGCAAATATAAGTACAGATTTAGGTGGTAAAAAATCGGAAATAACCGAGGTTAACTCAGATAAAAATCCAGTTTTAGCAGCCGCAGTTGCAGAAGCTCAAAAACAAGGTATCCAATCTCGTGCTTATATCAGCAGTGGTAAACCTGGTGAAGAAATCTGTCGGTTAGCAGAAGAGTTGAATATAGACTTATTATTGCTCGGTTCTCCAGATCGTCGTCCATCTATTGCTAAGAGTTTTGTTGATATAGATCGACTCATCGGATCTTCCTTGTCTGACTATGTTCGAGTCAATGCCACTTGTCCGGTATTGTTGGCGCGGACGATCGCTTAA